In the genome of Diabrotica undecimpunctata isolate CICGRU unplaced genomic scaffold, icDiaUnde3 ctg00000655.1, whole genome shotgun sequence, one region contains:
- the LOC140431329 gene encoding E3 SUMO-protein ligase ZBED1-like: MSKKSEIWNFFSDEDNSKAKCNICKSVFSYRTSVTNLKAHITRKHPSVRLCQLERGYNRQEKHEQQKNPQNFGGSSTHIKGARDIDVIPATVITDSSLSSTSRASSSSSGIIGSSRSEVRRIQQQVLSAYAPKRISMTQQKKLDQLLLNLIIKDFQPFSMVEDNGFKDFILTLNPAYKLPTRKTLSNVLLPAVFEEVLLKVSDVLKEVVSITITTDCWTSRNTDSVMAVTGHFIDNKFQIKSVLLECVGYERSHGSTNLADNLSKVISNWNISEKSILLGISDNAANIKKAISSDLKWRHFGCYAHTLNLIV, translated from the coding sequence atgagtaAAAAGTCGGAAATTTGGAACTTCTTCTCAGATGAAGATAACAGTAAAGCAAAATGTAACATATGCAAATCTGTATTTTCATATAGAACATCGGTTACAAATTTAAAAGCACATATCACTCGAAAACATCCATCTGTTAGACTATGCCAATTGGAACGTGGTTATAACAGACAAGAGAAACATGAGCAACAAAAAAATCCTCAAAACTTCGGAGGTTCTTCAACTCATATTAAAGGTGCACGTGATATCGATGTAATCCCTGCGACCGTTATTACTGACTCGTCATTGTCATCAACTTCCAGGGCTTCATCTTCATCATCAGGCATAATTGGTTCGTCCCGCTCTGAAGTTAGAAGAATACAACAGCAGGTCTTGTCCGCATACGCTCCAAAGAGGATTTCAATGACTCAACAGAAAAAATTGGATCAGCTTTTATTGAATCTTATAATCAAAGATTTCCAACCATTTTCCATGGTCGAAGATAACGGCTTTAAAGattttatattgactttaaaTCCCGCATACAAATTGCCTACAAGAAAAACTTTAAGCAATGTTCTTCTTCCAGCAGTGTTTGAAGAAGTTCTCCTTAAAGTTTCAGATGTTTTAAAGGAAGTCGTATCAATTACAATTACAACAGACTGCTGGACGTCTCGCAACACAGATAGTGTAATGGCAGTAACAGGgcattttattgataataaatttcaaattaaatctGTTCTTTTAGAATGTGTTGGGTATGAGAGAAGTCATGGAAGTACAAATCTAGCAGATAATCTAAGTAAAGTTATTTCAAACTGGAATATATCAGAAAAAAGTATTTTGCTTGGTATTTCAGATAACGctgcaaatattaaaaaagctatcTCTTCAGACTTAAAATGGAGACATTTTGGTTGCTATGCACATACCCTAAATTTAATAGTTTAA